From Hymenobacter sedentarius, a single genomic window includes:
- a CDS encoding OmpA family protein produces MDNLSRRLLQASCAVALTATIASPAQAQSTRKDLKTGNKFFEQENYRAALPYYEKVLAKDPNNAKALFNAGISYMSFDKEKASDYIYKAQKIKPKVSKDVEYWLGRVDHLNYNFDEAVAHFQAYNATLKKNDQRKEELAQLIQHSKNAKVQFNSPKDIFVKNLGPTINTQFSEHSPVISSDDKLLIYTSRGENVTGATGKPSDKKNKSIAADGEYYEDIFEATRLDDENWNKPRSLSGVLNGKGHDASTQLFDNDTKLLMYRNDNNGDIFISEKSGGDWTAPKPLGSNINSKSYEGDAYITPDGLTLYFSTGRYSEDGTLDLYVSTRASMTDEFGPAKSLGSAINTKYDDDSPYLSKDGKTLYFSSRGHNTMGGYDIFKSEYNAETRRWGEAQNLGYPINTPDDDSYYRLSPDGSYAYLSSYRIGGYGEKDIYTINYIKNAIIKGKVFSAKDSTSVIPGVELVFTGAQADKTALSFRDVTKPDGAYQVAVLSGRTYQVAVSKDGKNIETQEFAVPVSTNDSTTITKNFYVNYIDTTSLANGMFKNIYFDTDKYKLRPESITELNNTAQKLMANTGINISIEGHCDSRNTDEYNMVLGQNRADAAKNYLKKKGIAESRMTTVSYGERRPAAPNDSPENMQLNRRDEFRPVMQEGATMPTTAAPAAPAATDTTGTSGASTTGTTGTAVPLAPGKSKVKMADGTKVKTKVDEDSDKVKVKTKSDAGDTKTKTKNGELDGKAKDANGEKTKIKTKNE; encoded by the coding sequence ATGGACAACTTATCCAGAAGGTTACTGCAAGCGTCGTGCGCCGTTGCCCTCACCGCCACCATCGCCTCACCGGCCCAGGCGCAAAGCACACGGAAGGACCTCAAGACCGGCAACAAGTTCTTCGAGCAGGAAAACTACCGCGCTGCCCTCCCTTATTACGAAAAGGTACTCGCCAAAGACCCCAACAATGCCAAGGCGTTGTTCAACGCGGGTATTTCCTATATGTCGTTCGACAAGGAAAAGGCCAGCGACTACATCTACAAGGCGCAGAAAATTAAGCCGAAGGTTTCGAAGGACGTGGAGTACTGGCTTGGCCGGGTAGACCACCTCAACTACAACTTTGATGAGGCGGTAGCTCACTTTCAGGCGTACAATGCTACCCTGAAAAAGAACGACCAGCGCAAAGAAGAGCTGGCGCAGCTTATTCAGCACAGCAAGAATGCCAAGGTGCAGTTCAATTCGCCCAAGGACATCTTCGTGAAGAACCTGGGCCCGACCATCAACACGCAATTCTCGGAGCACAGCCCGGTTATTTCGTCTGATGACAAGCTGCTCATCTACACCTCGCGTGGTGAGAACGTAACCGGTGCTACCGGCAAGCCCAGCGACAAGAAAAACAAGAGCATTGCCGCCGACGGCGAGTACTACGAAGACATCTTCGAAGCCACCCGCCTCGACGACGAGAACTGGAACAAGCCCCGCTCGCTGAGCGGCGTGCTCAACGGCAAAGGCCATGATGCTTCGACGCAGCTGTTCGACAACGACACCAAGCTGCTGATGTACCGTAACGATAACAACGGCGACATCTTCATCTCGGAGAAAAGCGGTGGCGACTGGACGGCTCCCAAGCCCCTGGGCAGCAACATCAACTCGAAGTCGTACGAAGGGGATGCTTACATTACTCCGGACGGACTGACGCTGTACTTCTCGACGGGCCGCTATTCAGAAGATGGCACCCTCGACCTGTACGTGTCGACCCGTGCTTCGATGACCGACGAGTTTGGCCCGGCCAAATCGCTCGGCAGCGCCATCAACACCAAGTATGATGACGACAGCCCGTACCTGAGCAAAGACGGCAAAACGCTGTATTTCTCGTCGCGTGGCCATAACACCATGGGCGGCTACGACATCTTCAAGTCGGAGTACAACGCCGAAACGCGCCGCTGGGGCGAAGCTCAGAACCTGGGCTACCCCATCAACACGCCGGACGATGACTCGTACTACCGTTTGAGCCCCGACGGTTCGTATGCTTACCTGAGCTCCTACCGCATCGGTGGCTACGGTGAAAAAGACATCTACACCATCAACTACATCAAGAACGCCATCATCAAAGGCAAGGTGTTCTCGGCAAAAGACAGCACGTCGGTGATTCCGGGTGTTGAGCTGGTGTTCACCGGTGCGCAGGCCGACAAAACGGCGCTGAGCTTCCGCGACGTAACCAAGCCCGATGGCGCTTACCAGGTAGCCGTGCTTTCGGGCCGTACCTACCAGGTAGCCGTGAGCAAGGACGGCAAGAACATCGAAACGCAGGAATTTGCCGTGCCGGTGTCGACGAATGACTCGACGACCATCACGAAGAACTTCTACGTGAACTACATCGACACCACCAGCCTGGCGAACGGGATGTTCAAGAACATCTACTTCGATACCGACAAGTACAAGCTGCGTCCGGAGTCGATTACGGAGCTGAACAACACCGCCCAGAAGCTGATGGCTAATACGGGCATCAACATCTCGATTGAAGGCCACTGCGACTCGCGCAACACCGACGAGTACAACATGGTACTGGGCCAGAACCGCGCCGATGCAGCTAAGAACTACTTGAAAAAGAAGGGCATTGCTGAAAGCCGCATGACCACGGTAAGCTACGGCGAGCGTCGTCCGGCCGCGCCGAACGATTCGCCCGAGAACATGCAGCTCAACCGTCGTGACGAGTTCCGTCCGGTGATGCAGGAAGGCGCTACCATGCCGACCACTGCTGCCCCGGCTGCTCCCGCCGCCACCGACACCACCGGTACTTCCGGCGCCAGCACTACCGGCACCACCGGCACCGCTGTGCCGCTGGCTCCCGGCAAAAGCAAGGTGAAGATGGCCGACGGCACCAAGGTGAAAACCAAAGTGGACGAGGACTCGGACAAAGTGAAAGTGAAAACCAAAAGCGACGCTGGCGACACCAAAACCAAAACCAAAAACGGTGAGTTGGATGGCAAAGCCAAAGACGCCAATGGCGAAAAAACCAAGATTAAGACCAAAAACGAGTAG
- the ubiE gene encoding bifunctional demethylmenaquinone methyltransferase/2-methoxy-6-polyprenyl-1,4-benzoquinol methylase UbiE has protein sequence MAVVPYKDNSADKKSQVAQMFNSIAGKYDFLNHFLSAGTDIYWRRKAVDELKELRPARILDIATGTADFAIETLRTAATNAHVTGVDISEGMLEVGRRKLAAKGLGHRIQLELGDSENLPFQDGEFDAVTASFGVRNFAHLEAGLAEMLRVLRPGGKLVILEFSKPTAFPLKQAYNFYFRRVLPVFGKLISKDQSAYTYLPASVQAFPDGPDFLAILAKVGFKEPAWQPLTFGISSIYTAHK, from the coding sequence ATGGCCGTAGTACCCTACAAAGACAATTCCGCCGATAAGAAATCGCAGGTTGCCCAGATGTTTAACTCCATCGCGGGCAAGTACGATTTCCTCAACCATTTCCTCAGTGCTGGCACCGACATTTATTGGCGGCGCAAAGCGGTGGACGAGTTGAAAGAACTGCGCCCGGCCCGCATTCTGGACATTGCCACCGGCACCGCCGACTTTGCCATTGAAACCCTGCGCACCGCTGCTACCAATGCGCACGTGACCGGCGTGGACATTTCGGAAGGCATGCTGGAAGTGGGCCGGCGCAAGCTCGCCGCCAAAGGCCTGGGCCACCGCATTCAGCTGGAGTTGGGCGACTCGGAGAACCTGCCCTTCCAGGATGGGGAATTCGACGCCGTGACCGCCTCCTTTGGTGTGCGCAACTTTGCGCACCTCGAGGCCGGGCTGGCCGAAATGCTGCGCGTGCTGCGCCCGGGCGGCAAGCTCGTGATTTTAGAATTCAGCAAGCCCACGGCGTTTCCACTTAAGCAAGCGTATAATTTTTACTTCCGTCGGGTGCTGCCGGTTTTTGGCAAATTGATTTCCAAAGACCAGTCGGCTTACACTTACTTGCCTGCTTCGGTACAGGCATTTCCCGATGGCCCCGACTTTTTGGCTATTCTCGCCAAAGTCGGTTTTAAAGAACCTGCATGGCAACCACTCACCTTCGGCATCAGCTCCATTTACACGGCGCACAAGTAA
- a CDS encoding porin family protein has product MATTHLRHQLHLHGAQVKRLALLGLLGLLLPTAAMAQRKSSNKATRGKGGTVKSVTVKNLPAYDDRWFHPGMYIAFTASRFDIEHSERYINRQDITANAIISPSFGVGFIGDARLGNAGSPFILRFAPGVSFLTRKVEFRPRGYPSPDSIVTQQVTTTVIQFPVLLKYQSERRRNTRVYMIAGLSPSLTASNRRSDLLRNQLQIVKSDLTLEYGFGLDLFYPLFKLAPEVRFSHGLRNLLVPHNDTFTRSLQSLSTNSVTLYLNIQN; this is encoded by the coding sequence ATGGCAACCACTCACCTTCGGCATCAGCTCCATTTACACGGCGCACAAGTAAAGCGCCTCGCCCTGCTGGGCCTTTTGGGCCTGCTGCTGCCCACCGCAGCGATGGCGCAGCGCAAGTCCAGTAACAAAGCCACCCGCGGCAAGGGCGGCACCGTGAAGTCCGTAACCGTGAAAAACCTGCCGGCTTACGACGACCGGTGGTTTCACCCGGGCATGTACATTGCCTTCACCGCTTCCCGGTTCGACATCGAGCATTCGGAGCGGTACATCAACCGGCAGGACATTACGGCCAACGCCATTATCAGCCCCAGTTTTGGCGTCGGCTTCATTGGCGATGCCCGCTTGGGCAATGCAGGGTCGCCATTTATTCTGCGGTTTGCGCCGGGCGTTAGCTTCCTGACGCGCAAAGTGGAATTTCGGCCGCGGGGCTATCCCAGCCCGGACTCTATTGTGACCCAGCAGGTCACCACTACCGTTATCCAATTCCCAGTGCTCTTGAAGTACCAGTCGGAGCGGCGCCGCAACACCCGCGTGTATATGATAGCCGGCCTGAGCCCCAGTCTGACGGCCAGCAATCGCCGCAGCGACCTGTTGCGCAACCAGCTCCAGATAGTAAAAAGCGACCTAACCCTGGAATATGGGTTTGGGCTGGACTTGTTTTATCCGCTGTTTAAGCTGGCGCCGGAGGTTCGCTTTTCGCATGGTCTGCGCAATTTGCTGGTGCCGCACAATGACACGTTTACCCGCAGCTTGCAGAGCTTGAGCACCAATTCGGTGACTCTTTACCTTAACATTCAAAACTAA
- a CDS encoding SDR family NAD(P)-dependent oxidoreductase, protein MKTAFITGASSGIGRATAVALAGAGFQLVVAGRRRERLEELAAQVAPVPVHILEFDVRDRAAVQAAVATLPAELQAPDVLVNNAGGAHGLAPIQGGDPADWDQMLDANVRGLLNVTHALLPGMTARQTGFILNVGSVAGQEAYANGNVYCASKAAVGMLTKTMRLDLLPTGVRVAEVNPGAVETEFSQVRFKGDEARAAKVYEGFEPLRPEDIAEIIVFMVTRPPHVTIAEVLVLAGAQGAATTIVRK, encoded by the coding sequence ATGAAAACTGCATTTATTACCGGTGCTTCGTCGGGGATTGGTCGGGCCACGGCGGTAGCGCTGGCCGGGGCCGGTTTTCAGTTGGTGGTGGCGGGCCGGCGGCGCGAGCGGCTGGAGGAGCTAGCTGCCCAGGTGGCCCCGGTGCCGGTGCATATTCTGGAGTTTGACGTGCGCGACCGGGCCGCGGTGCAGGCGGCCGTGGCTACGCTGCCCGCCGAACTGCAAGCGCCCGACGTGCTGGTGAACAACGCCGGCGGTGCGCATGGGCTGGCTCCCATCCAAGGCGGCGACCCCGCCGACTGGGACCAGATGCTCGACGCCAACGTGCGTGGCTTGCTCAACGTGACGCACGCCTTGCTGCCCGGCATGACGGCCCGCCAGACCGGCTTTATTCTCAACGTCGGCTCGGTGGCCGGGCAGGAAGCGTATGCCAACGGCAACGTGTATTGCGCCAGCAAAGCGGCGGTAGGCATGCTCACCAAAACCATGCGGCTGGATTTGCTGCCCACCGGCGTGCGGGTGGCCGAGGTGAACCCGGGGGCAGTGGAAACCGAGTTTTCGCAGGTACGCTTCAAAGGCGACGAGGCGCGCGCGGCCAAGGTGTACGAAGGCTTTGAACCCCTTCGCCCCGAAGACATCGCCGAAATCATTGTGTTTATGGTGACCCGGCCGCCACACGTGACCATTGCCGAAGTGCTGGTATTGGCCGGTGCGCAAGGTGCCGCCACCACCATTGTGCGGAAGTAA
- a CDS encoding alpha/beta hydrolase, translating into MTEHHLAVTRTARYYQLGQLSAATKRVWFVCHGYGQLAAYFSRHFAFITAADPATVVIAPEGLSRFYLTGNGGRVGASWMTRDDRLHEIDDHVNFLNQLADQVLALCAANVQVTVLGFSQGTATVSRWLTRAHFAPASLIVWAGSFPEDLAPAAAQRLLAGLSLTLVLGTEDQYISLLQMQKQQEQLQQLGATPKLITFAGKHEMNRAVLEALAGLGPAQGLS; encoded by the coding sequence ATGACTGAACACCACCTGGCCGTCACACGTACGGCGCGCTATTATCAGTTGGGCCAATTGTCGGCAGCAACCAAGCGCGTGTGGTTTGTGTGCCACGGCTACGGGCAGCTTGCCGCGTACTTCTCGCGGCACTTCGCTTTCATCACCGCAGCCGACCCGGCCACCGTCGTCATTGCGCCGGAAGGCCTCTCGCGTTTTTACCTTACCGGCAACGGCGGCCGCGTGGGCGCCAGCTGGATGACCCGCGACGACCGCCTGCATGAGATAGACGACCACGTCAATTTCCTAAATCAGCTGGCCGACCAAGTGCTGGCGCTTTGCGCCGCCAATGTTCAGGTCACCGTGTTGGGCTTTTCGCAGGGCACCGCCACCGTCAGCCGTTGGCTTACGCGGGCACATTTTGCCCCAGCCAGCCTCATTGTCTGGGCCGGCAGCTTTCCCGAAGACCTGGCGCCCGCCGCAGCCCAGCGCCTGCTAGCTGGTCTCTCCCTGACGCTTGTGTTGGGCACTGAAGACCAATATATCTCCTTGCTTCAGATGCAAAAGCAACAAGAGCAGCTACAGCAACTTGGGGCCACGCCCAAGCTAATCACGTTTGCCGGCAAGCACGAAATGAACCGGGCGGTTTTGGAAGCACTTGCCGGCCTAGGCCCAGCGCAAGGCTTGAGCTAA
- a CDS encoding cytidine deaminase, with protein MARIPRQQLISYEELDSANDLTDAERATWQAARDATAHAYAPYSSFHVGAALLLADGTIFRGTNQENAAFPSGLCAERTALFGLAASQPNHETIVGMAVAARPNGGDFGPALPCGACRQVMLEYEARQGQFIPLLLPSRAGTILRFNSLAAIMPFNFSADDLPAS; from the coding sequence ATGGCCCGCATTCCTCGCCAGCAACTGATTTCCTACGAAGAGCTGGACTCCGCCAACGACCTCACCGACGCCGAGCGGGCTACGTGGCAAGCCGCCCGCGATGCCACCGCGCACGCCTACGCTCCCTACTCCAGCTTTCACGTGGGCGCGGCCCTGCTGCTGGCCGACGGCACCATCTTCCGGGGCACCAACCAGGAAAACGCCGCCTTTCCCTCGGGCCTCTGCGCCGAGCGCACGGCCTTGTTTGGCCTCGCCGCCAGCCAGCCCAACCATGAAACCATTGTGGGCATGGCCGTGGCCGCCCGGCCCAACGGGGGCGATTTTGGCCCCGCCCTCCCCTGCGGCGCCTGCCGCCAGGTGATGCTCGAATACGAAGCCCGCCAAGGCCAGTTCATCCCACTGCTGCTGCCCAGCCGCGCCGGCACCATACTGCGCTTCAACTCCCTGGCCGCCATCATGCCCTTCAACTTCTCGGCAGACGACTTGCCGGCGAGCTAG
- a CDS encoding saccharopine dehydrogenase family protein gives MTTRLLLLGAGRSASSLIQYLLRHAPTENWFLTVADANPAHLAPVLAAHSKYARAVPFALEQEALLDELVEQADVVISMLPALLHGVVARACVRHGCHLATASYVSPEIRALHEEAVTAGVTLLMECGLDPGLDHMSAMRAIEHIRARGGRLTSFKSYCGGLLAPDAEGDNPWKYKFTWNPRNVVLAGQSTAKYLENGHPRFIPYQQLFARTETLAVPGYGEFEGYANRDSLSYRAPYGLDGIPTILRGTLRRPGYCAAWHALVRLGLTDDTVNLDNPEAMTWAELVEAYLPVSQVPDLDLSVRVANYLGLDPTGEEMGRLNWLGLFSDRPVGHANGTPAQLLERLLSEKWQLQPHDHDLIVMQHQFGFELNGAVHSLTSSLAVLGDDATHTAMAKTVGLPLGMAVRRLVRGEVAQRGVLIPVQAALYEPILDELAADYGIVFTEEEH, from the coding sequence ATGACTACCCGCTTGCTTCTGCTCGGCGCCGGCCGTTCGGCTTCGTCCCTTATTCAGTACCTGCTGCGCCATGCGCCCACCGAAAACTGGTTTCTGACCGTCGCCGATGCCAACCCGGCGCACCTGGCCCCGGTGCTGGCGGCTCACTCCAAATACGCACGGGCGGTGCCCTTTGCTTTAGAGCAGGAAGCGCTGCTCGATGAGCTAGTGGAGCAGGCCGATGTGGTCATTTCCATGCTGCCGGCGCTGCTGCACGGCGTGGTGGCCCGGGCGTGCGTGCGGCACGGGTGTCACTTGGCCACCGCCAGCTACGTGAGCCCGGAAATCCGGGCGCTGCACGAGGAGGCGGTGACCGCCGGGGTGACCCTGCTCATGGAGTGCGGCCTCGACCCCGGCCTGGACCACATGTCGGCCATGCGGGCCATTGAGCATATCCGGGCGCGCGGCGGGCGGCTCACTTCGTTTAAGTCGTATTGCGGGGGGCTGCTGGCTCCTGACGCGGAAGGCGACAATCCCTGGAAATACAAGTTTACCTGGAACCCCCGCAACGTGGTATTGGCGGGCCAAAGCACGGCCAAATACCTGGAAAACGGCCATCCGCGCTTCATTCCCTATCAGCAGTTATTTGCCCGCACCGAAACGCTGGCGGTGCCCGGCTACGGCGAGTTTGAGGGCTACGCCAACCGTGACTCGTTGAGCTACCGCGCGCCGTATGGCCTCGATGGTATTCCGACCATTTTGCGGGGCACGCTGCGCCGGCCGGGGTACTGCGCCGCCTGGCACGCGCTGGTGCGCCTGGGCCTCACCGATGATACCGTGAATCTGGATAACCCCGAAGCCATGACCTGGGCCGAGCTGGTGGAAGCCTACTTGCCCGTCTCGCAGGTTCCGGACCTGGACTTGTCGGTGCGCGTGGCCAATTACCTGGGCCTGGACCCCACCGGCGAGGAAATGGGGCGCCTGAACTGGCTGGGGTTGTTTTCGGACCGTCCCGTGGGCCATGCCAACGGCACGCCAGCCCAACTGCTCGAGCGTCTGCTCAGCGAAAAATGGCAGCTCCAGCCCCACGACCACGACCTGATTGTGATGCAGCACCAGTTCGGGTTTGAGCTGAACGGAGCTGTCCACAGCCTCACCTCATCACTGGCCGTGCTAGGCGACGATGCCACACACACGGCCATGGCCAAAACCGTGGGCCTGCCCTTGGGTATGGCGGTGCGCCGTCTGGTGCGCGGTGAGGTGGCGCAGCGCGGCGTGCTAATTCCCGTGCAAGCCGCTTTATATGAGCCGATACTCGATGAGCTGGCGGCTGATTATGGCATTGTATTCACCGAGGAGGAGCATTGA